In the genome of Salinispirillum sp. LH 10-3-1, one region contains:
- the thiL gene encoding thiamine-phosphate kinase, with protein sequence MSSEFERIQRYFWPLAAPAANPSPLIGNGDDALAVKADYPVVISVDTSVSGTHFPPDAAPEDVASKAVRSAISDLAAMGARPWFYTLSIVVPENYDDTWWQRFTDQLHDENRHWQMPCLGGDTTSGAILVVTVQVHGLTEQPLRRSTAKVGDDVWVTGYLGDSAGGLAGLQQRAPIRAELLERFYRPEPPVGFMHEAASLVHAAVDVSDGLVADLGHLVKASHCGARVDVNALPLSPVLQEIVTHKQAINWALAGGEDFAACFTAAPDQCDTLQALAQTHGITLWRIGEITEQKGVRVCQDGEPYALTTKGYDHFG encoded by the coding sequence ATGAGCTCTGAATTCGAACGTATCCAACGTTATTTCTGGCCATTGGCCGCGCCGGCGGCGAACCCGTCGCCATTGATTGGTAATGGCGATGATGCGTTGGCGGTAAAGGCGGATTATCCAGTGGTGATTTCCGTCGATACCAGTGTTTCTGGCACGCATTTTCCGCCCGATGCGGCCCCTGAAGATGTTGCCAGCAAGGCCGTGCGTTCAGCCATCAGTGATTTGGCCGCTATGGGCGCACGCCCGTGGTTTTATACGCTCAGTATTGTTGTGCCGGAAAACTATGACGACACCTGGTGGCAGCGTTTCACCGATCAGCTGCATGACGAAAACCGGCATTGGCAAATGCCCTGTCTGGGGGGTGATACGACGTCCGGCGCTATTCTGGTCGTGACCGTGCAAGTGCATGGCTTGACCGAGCAGCCGTTGCGTCGGTCCACTGCGAAGGTGGGTGATGATGTTTGGGTTACCGGGTATTTAGGTGACTCCGCAGGTGGCTTGGCTGGACTGCAGCAGCGAGCGCCTATAAGGGCCGAGTTGCTGGAGCGTTTTTATCGCCCTGAACCGCCGGTCGGCTTCATGCATGAGGCTGCATCCTTGGTGCATGCTGCCGTGGATGTTTCCGACGGCTTGGTTGCGGACTTGGGGCATTTGGTGAAGGCCAGTCATTGTGGCGCTCGAGTGGATGTAAATGCGTTGCCTTTATCACCTGTGTTGCAAGAGATCGTGACCCACAAGCAGGCGATCAATTGGGCGCTGGCGGGTGGCGAAGATTTTGCTGCCTGCTTTACCGCAGCACCGGATCAATGTGATACGTTGCAGGCGTTGGCGCAGACGCACGGCATTACGCTGTGGCGTATTGGTGAGATCACAGAGCAAAAAGGAGTTCGCGTGTGCCAAGACGGTGAACCTTATGCTCTCACAACAAAAGGATACGATCATTTTGGCTAA
- the ribE gene encoding 6,7-dimethyl-8-ribityllumazine synthase: MSIKTIEGNLQGNTGRYALVVGRWNAFVVDALEKGAIEALERHGVDAKQITIIRAPGAFEIPLVAQKAAATGQYDAIIALGAVIRGGTPHFEYVAGECTSGLSHVARTAGIPVAFGVLTVDTIEQAIERAGTKAGNKGEEAALSALEMVNLLSKLGS; this comes from the coding sequence ATGTCCATTAAGACCATAGAAGGCAATTTGCAGGGCAATACCGGGCGTTACGCGCTGGTAGTAGGACGTTGGAATGCATTTGTTGTTGATGCCCTAGAGAAGGGCGCAATCGAGGCATTGGAGCGTCATGGCGTTGATGCCAAGCAAATTACGATCATTCGTGCTCCGGGTGCTTTTGAAATTCCTTTGGTAGCGCAGAAAGCAGCCGCCACGGGCCAGTACGACGCCATCATTGCACTGGGTGCAGTGATTCGTGGTGGTACCCCACACTTTGAGTATGTTGCGGGAGAGTGCACCAGTGGCTTGTCACACGTAGCACGTACGGCGGGCATTCCAGTTGCCTTCGGTGTGTTGACGGTAGACACCATTGAGCAAGCCATCGAACGAGCCGGAACTAAGGCCGGTAATAAAGGCGAAGAAGCTGCATTGAGTGCGTTGGAAATGGTTAATTTATTGTCGAAGTTGGGGTCCTGA
- the nrdR gene encoding transcriptional regulator NrdR — MHCPFCGQPDSKVIDSRLVAEGRQVRRRRECPHCGERFTSYESAELVMPKLVKQDGSREPYNADKLRAGMMRALERRPVSVEAIEAAISRIEHRLRAGGEREIPSRAVGEAVMQELQVLDQVAFVRFASVYRSFQDISEFRAEIERLEKKDQ, encoded by the coding sequence ATGCATTGCCCGTTTTGTGGTCAACCAGACTCCAAGGTTATAGATTCCCGTCTTGTCGCTGAAGGTCGTCAAGTCAGACGGCGTCGTGAATGTCCGCATTGTGGGGAGCGTTTCACTTCGTATGAATCCGCTGAATTAGTAATGCCTAAGCTGGTAAAGCAAGACGGTTCGCGCGAGCCCTACAACGCTGACAAATTACGCGCCGGCATGATGCGCGCGTTAGAGCGTCGCCCGGTCTCGGTGGAAGCCATAGAGGCGGCCATCAGTCGAATAGAGCATCGTTTGCGTGCTGGTGGGGAGCGCGAGATACCCTCGCGGGCGGTTGGTGAAGCGGTGATGCAAGAGTTGCAGGTGCTGGATCAGGTAGCGTTCGTGCGTTTTGCCTCGGTATACCGAAGTTTTCAAGATATTTCTGAGTTTCGTGCTGAGATTGAACGCCTTGAGAAGAAAGACCAATGA
- a CDS encoding HlyU family transcriptional regulator: MHRYVETGTLSSVDSGGNLMFDWLKSLFVAQPQSTAASVQAEEEYNGFMIKIAPMPVGGQYRISAHISRVGAEEPSHHLIRADLLPDLDTAVEHTRLKARQAVDQLGDRLFSTDQ, translated from the coding sequence ATGCACCGTTATGTTGAAACGGGTACACTGTCGTCCGTCGATTCTGGAGGTAACCTCATGTTTGATTGGTTAAAGTCTTTATTTGTTGCTCAGCCGCAAAGCACAGCTGCAAGCGTTCAAGCGGAAGAGGAATACAACGGATTCATGATTAAGATCGCACCAATGCCCGTAGGCGGACAATACCGCATTTCTGCTCATATCAGCCGTGTAGGCGCAGAAGAACCCTCGCATCATTTAATCCGTGCCGACCTACTGCCCGACCTGGACACTGCGGTTGAGCATACGCGTTTGAAAGCACGGCAAGCCGTTGATCAGCTTGGTGACCGCCTGTTCAGCACAGACCAGTAA
- the ribBA gene encoding bifunctional 3,4-dihydroxy-2-butanone-4-phosphate synthase/GTP cyclohydrolase II gives MGLNTVEEIVEDIRQGKMVILMDDEDRENEGDLVVAAEKVTPEIINFMAREARGLICLTLTGERCDYLGLPAMVKSNSAQYGTHFTISIEAAEGVTTGISAADRARTVRVAVDPRSQPTDIVQPGHVFPLRAEAGGVLSRAGHTEAGCDIARLAGLSPASVIVEIMNDDGTMSRRPDLEKFAQKHGLKIGTIADLIHYRMMNERTIRELDQRTVETRWGSFDLRAYEDQLQGGVHLTLSKGEFTLDEPTLVRVHNGQTLRDMLGINAPDATGWSLDSAMQQVAKEGKGVVVLLDAPAGSGLLDELDRLKNPTARKPTWHINRSGNYVTIGTGSQILRDLGIGKMRLMSSPIKFGGISGFDLEVVEYLSNTTANTES, from the coding sequence TTGGGCCTGAATACGGTAGAAGAAATTGTAGAAGATATTCGTCAGGGCAAGATGGTCATTCTGATGGATGACGAGGATCGTGAGAACGAAGGTGACTTGGTGGTCGCGGCGGAAAAAGTGACGCCAGAGATCATCAATTTCATGGCGCGTGAAGCTCGCGGCTTGATTTGCCTGACCTTGACCGGCGAGCGCTGTGATTATCTTGGCTTGCCGGCCATGGTTAAAAGTAACAGTGCACAGTACGGCACGCATTTTACGATATCGATTGAAGCTGCAGAAGGGGTGACCACGGGCATTAGCGCTGCCGATCGTGCACGCACCGTGCGTGTGGCGGTCGATCCACGTAGCCAGCCCACGGATATTGTGCAGCCGGGGCACGTGTTTCCGTTACGCGCTGAGGCGGGTGGTGTGTTGAGTCGCGCTGGTCATACGGAAGCCGGCTGTGATATCGCTCGTCTAGCAGGTCTGAGTCCAGCGTCCGTCATCGTTGAAATTATGAACGACGACGGCACCATGTCACGGCGTCCTGATTTGGAAAAGTTTGCCCAGAAACATGGGCTGAAAATTGGCACCATTGCGGATTTGATTCACTACCGCATGATGAATGAGCGCACCATTCGTGAGCTGGACCAGCGTACTGTGGAAACGCGTTGGGGCTCATTTGATTTGCGGGCCTATGAAGATCAGTTGCAAGGTGGGGTTCATCTAACGCTGTCTAAGGGCGAGTTTACGTTAGATGAGCCAACTCTCGTGCGTGTGCACAACGGTCAGACATTGCGCGATATGCTGGGCATTAATGCGCCAGACGCGACGGGTTGGTCGCTGGACAGTGCAATGCAGCAAGTAGCGAAGGAAGGTAAGGGGGTCGTGGTTTTGTTGGACGCTCCCGCGGGAAGCGGTTTGTTAGATGAGTTGGATCGCCTCAAGAATCCGACCGCGCGCAAGCCAACCTGGCATATCAACCGGAGCGGCAATTACGTCACTATTGGTACGGGATCGCAAATTCTGCGTGACCTAGGCATCGGTAAGATGCGCCTTATGAGTTCACCCATTAAATTTGGCGGTATTTCCGGTTTTGACTTAGAAGTGGTGGAGTATCTTTCGAACACCACTGCCAACACTGAATCCTGA
- the ribD gene encoding bifunctional diaminohydroxyphosphoribosylaminopyrimidine deaminase/5-amino-6-(5-phosphoribosylamino)uracil reductase RibD, which produces MSDAAADIIWMQRALHLAERGLFSTTPNPRVGCVLVKDGQSVGEGWHPGAGQPHAEVFALNAAGLAATGATAYVTLEPCSHFGRTPPCADALIAAGVARVVVGCEDPNPLVAGAGIARLRAAGIDVTSGVLADQAEGLNLGFMQRMRTGLPWVRAKLAHSIDGRTAMESGESFWITGAPARADVQYWRARSCALITGADTLLMDQARMQVRLDLLAQRWPDHPAVLSPLRGVVDSRLRVPADHPFYAVDRAMLFTGNGHSVAQLDAYRARGVAVVTCASNGDHLDLLALLRRLVEAHAVNEVMIEAGAELTGAFYRAGLIQELILYCAPRLLGSAGRPLMALPLDTMADAVTLDVLDRRQFGADQRIIARLHGKSSHPTDEVQAIKR; this is translated from the coding sequence ATGAGTGACGCGGCCGCCGATATCATTTGGATGCAGCGCGCCCTGCACCTGGCAGAGCGCGGATTGTTCAGTACCACACCTAACCCGCGTGTCGGTTGTGTATTAGTAAAAGACGGCCAATCAGTTGGTGAGGGCTGGCATCCAGGGGCTGGACAGCCGCATGCCGAAGTGTTTGCGCTTAACGCTGCCGGGCTTGCTGCGACCGGGGCAACGGCCTATGTAACGCTGGAGCCTTGCAGTCATTTTGGGCGCACGCCACCGTGTGCGGACGCGTTAATTGCCGCGGGTGTGGCACGCGTCGTCGTGGGCTGTGAAGATCCTAATCCGCTGGTCGCGGGTGCTGGCATTGCACGCTTGCGGGCCGCAGGAATTGACGTGACCTCTGGGGTGTTGGCGGATCAAGCCGAGGGGCTCAACCTTGGCTTTATGCAGCGCATGCGTACCGGCTTGCCGTGGGTCAGAGCGAAATTGGCGCACAGCATCGACGGCCGTACGGCGATGGAGAGCGGTGAGAGCTTCTGGATTACGGGTGCTCCGGCGCGCGCCGATGTGCAGTATTGGCGTGCGCGCAGTTGCGCGTTGATCACCGGCGCCGATACTTTATTGATGGATCAGGCTCGGATGCAGGTGCGTCTCGATTTGCTGGCCCAGCGTTGGCCCGATCATCCCGCGGTATTGAGTCCTTTGCGTGGTGTTGTGGACTCTCGGCTGCGAGTGCCTGCCGATCATCCATTTTACGCCGTTGATCGCGCCATGCTGTTTACCGGCAACGGACATTCAGTGGCGCAGCTTGACGCTTATCGCGCGCGTGGCGTGGCAGTTGTGACCTGTGCCAGCAACGGTGACCACCTCGACCTGCTTGCGCTGTTGCGCCGTCTAGTTGAAGCGCACGCGGTGAATGAGGTCATGATTGAGGCGGGCGCAGAGTTGACGGGGGCGTTTTATCGCGCTGGGCTCATTCAAGAGCTAATCCTGTATTGCGCGCCGCGTTTGCTTGGCAGTGCCGGCCGGCCTTTAATGGCGTTGCCACTCGATACCATGGCGGACGCCGTGACTCTGGATGTCCTGGATCGCCGCCAGTTTGGTGCTGATCAGCGAATTATTGCGCGCTTGCACGGCAAATCATCACACCCTACAGATGAAGTGCAGGCAATAAAAAGGTAG
- the nusB gene encoding transcription antitermination factor NusB produces MSEQFRPAARRRARHMALQALYQWHVSHATSNEIEAQFIVDHDLSKIDKVYFHEVLHQVPARIKELDAAIEPLLDRALKDLTPIELAILRMGAYELMHRIDVPYKVVINEGVELAKSFGATEGHKYVNGVLDKLAQRLRQSEVNHRLR; encoded by the coding sequence ATGTCAGAGCAATTTCGCCCCGCAGCTCGTCGCCGTGCGCGCCATATGGCGTTGCAGGCTCTGTATCAGTGGCATGTGAGTCACGCTACGTCGAATGAGATAGAAGCCCAGTTCATTGTAGACCATGACCTGAGCAAGATTGATAAAGTGTATTTTCACGAGGTGCTGCACCAGGTGCCGGCGCGTATTAAGGAACTTGATGCGGCCATTGAGCCGTTGTTGGATCGCGCCTTGAAAGACCTGACGCCGATTGAGTTGGCCATCTTGCGTATGGGTGCGTATGAGTTGATGCACCGTATCGATGTCCCCTACAAGGTCGTCATTAACGAAGGTGTGGAATTGGCGAAATCATTCGGTGCGACTGAAGGTCATAAATACGTGAATGGCGTGCTGGATAAACTGGCGCAGCGTTTGCGTCAGTCTGAAGTAAACCACCGTTTACGCTGA